In the genome of Candidatus Bathyarchaeota archaeon, one region contains:
- a CDS encoding KEOPS complex subunit Pcc1 translates to MRLEARLSFAYETGREARAVVEAVSPDNVKTPQGLSVETVRSDCCLLALVRCEKSFGTFLATLDDLLACISVAEKAFETVKTQKSKS, encoded by the coding sequence TTGAGGCTGGAAGCTAGGCTTTCCTTTGCTTATGAAACTGGAAGGGAGGCAAGGGCTGTTGTTGAAGCGGTTTCGCCAGACAACGTTAAGACACCTCAAGGCTTAAGCGTCGAAACGGTGAGGAGTGACTGCTGTTTGTTGGCTTTGGTGCGTTGTGAGAAATCGTTTGGGACGTTTTTAGCAACTTTAGACGATTTGTTGGCTTGCATATCTGTGGCAGAAAAAGCCTTTGAGACTGTTAAGACACAAAAGTCAAAGTCATAG